From a single Oreochromis niloticus isolate F11D_XX linkage group LG3, O_niloticus_UMD_NMBU, whole genome shotgun sequence genomic region:
- the LOC112841625 gene encoding diamine acetyltransferase 2: MDFSIRAANLDDCKDIARMIMELAEYEKVSDHVKVTQKDLEQDGFSKNPFFHGIIAEVPEQHKTKEGHTKIGYALYFYSYSSWSGRAIYMEDLYVMPEFRGKGVGKALMSKVAQLGLAAGCHQLNFTVLNWNKPSMDFYLSQGCFDVTATMDYHCMRCEGEALKHLAQL; encoded by the exons ATGGACTTCTCAATCCGTGCAGCCAACCTGGACGACTGCAAGGACATCGCGCGCATGATCATG gaGCTGGCAGAATATGAGAAAGTGTCAGACCATGTGAAAGTCACCCAGAAAG ACTTGGAGCAGGATGGCTTTTCCAAGAACCCGTTCTTTCATGGGATCATCGCTGAGGTGCCAGAACAGCACAAAACCAAAGAAG gcCACACAAAGATCGGCTATGCACTTTACTTCTATTCCTACAGCTCCTGGTCAGGCAGAGCCATTTATATGGAGGACTTGTACGTGATGCCTGAGTTCAGAG GGAAAGGCGTTGGTAAAGCACTAATGAGCAAGGTGGCACAG CTGGGTCTGGCTGCTGGTTGCCACCAGCTCAACTTCACCGTCCTGAACTGGAACAAACCATCGATGGACTTCTACCTCAGCCAGGGCTGCTTCGATGTCACTGCTACAATGGACTACCACTGCATGCGCTGTGAGGGGGAGGCGCTGAAGCACCTGGCTCAACTTTAA